A genome region from Schlesneria paludicola DSM 18645 includes the following:
- a CDS encoding RNB domain-containing ribonuclease yields MAPNLDDRQHRTILRRIAYRIMVERGLAPDFPPEVMAELDQIQGPAERTDGTTRDLRNLIWCSIDNDDSRDLDQLNVADALSAGAFKILVAIADVDAIVKKHSAIDDHAQWNTTSVYTAGQIFPMLPEKLSTDLTSLNFESDRLAIVVEMVFDAEGTLEHSDLYRALVRNHAKLAYNSVAAWLDGQGPMPPVIGTVSGLEANLRLQDHAAQVLKDARHESGALDLETIQTRPVFEGEIIAGLVTDEQNRAKELIAEFMIAANGVSARYLELHQTPSLRRVVRRPKRWDRIVELAGERGCKLPKDPDSKALEGFLVSSKTTDPIRFPDLSLSIIKLLGRGEYVAQLAGDNASGHFGLAVEDYSHSTAPNRRFPDLITQRLLKAAMSGTVPPYDGDELAALATQCTKQEDAAKKVERHLRKSAAALLLQSRVGDQFDAFVTGTNAEGVWVRISNPPIEGRLQTGSLGLDVGHRLRVQLVRTDVELGFIDFKRVK; encoded by the coding sequence ATGGCGCCGAATCTCGACGACAGACAACATCGTACGATCCTGCGGAGAATTGCTTACCGAATCATGGTGGAACGCGGGCTTGCACCGGATTTTCCGCCGGAAGTCATGGCGGAGTTGGATCAGATCCAGGGACCTGCAGAGCGAACGGACGGGACAACGCGCGATCTACGGAACCTTATCTGGTGTTCGATCGACAATGATGATTCGCGCGATCTTGACCAACTGAATGTGGCTGACGCATTGAGTGCGGGGGCGTTCAAGATTCTGGTGGCGATTGCGGATGTCGACGCAATCGTCAAGAAGCATTCGGCGATCGACGATCATGCGCAGTGGAACACGACCTCGGTGTATACCGCCGGTCAAATCTTTCCGATGCTGCCGGAAAAATTATCGACCGATTTGACATCGTTAAATTTTGAATCTGATCGACTGGCGATTGTCGTGGAAATGGTTTTCGACGCGGAAGGAACGCTTGAGCATTCCGATCTCTATCGAGCGCTTGTGCGAAATCACGCGAAGTTGGCATACAACAGCGTCGCCGCCTGGTTGGATGGTCAGGGGCCGATGCCACCTGTGATCGGGACGGTGAGCGGCCTTGAGGCGAACCTTCGATTGCAAGACCACGCGGCGCAAGTTCTGAAAGACGCCCGGCACGAATCGGGGGCTCTGGATCTTGAAACGATCCAAACACGTCCGGTTTTCGAGGGTGAGATCATTGCCGGACTCGTGACTGATGAGCAGAATCGGGCCAAAGAACTGATTGCCGAATTCATGATTGCGGCCAATGGAGTGTCTGCCCGATACCTTGAATTGCATCAGACCCCGTCTCTTCGGCGGGTTGTCCGCCGACCCAAACGCTGGGACCGAATCGTCGAGCTTGCAGGCGAACGCGGGTGCAAGCTACCCAAAGATCCTGACTCTAAGGCCCTGGAAGGATTTCTGGTGTCGTCAAAGACCACTGATCCAATCCGCTTTCCAGATCTGTCGCTCAGCATCATCAAACTTCTGGGACGCGGTGAGTACGTCGCGCAGCTTGCTGGTGACAATGCGAGTGGGCACTTCGGACTTGCCGTCGAGGACTATTCGCATTCCACGGCGCCGAATCGACGATTTCCTGACTTGATCACGCAGCGGCTGCTGAAAGCCGCGATGTCAGGCACGGTTCCTCCTTATGACGGTGACGAACTGGCTGCGTTGGCGACACAGTGTACAAAACAAGAAGATGCCGCGAAGAAGGTCGAACGGCACTTGCGCAAATCAGCGGCGGCCCTGCTCCTGCAGTCGAGAGTTGGCGATCAGTTCGACGCGTTTGTGACCGGTACCAATGCCGAAGGTGTCTGGGTGCGGATCTCAAATCCACCAATTGAAGGACGACTGCAGACCGGGTCGCTGGGGCTTGATGTCGGTCACAGACTTCGAGTGCAGTTGGTCCGGACTGATGTGGAACTTGGATTCATCGACTTCAAGCGGGTCAAGTAG
- a CDS encoding DUF1501 domain-containing protein — translation MPSGFPRHEQLSRRTMLQAGSIGLLGLGLNHVTALREADASSDQSTQGKAKSVIFIFLSGGLAQHDSFDPKPEAPLGIRGLFSPIATRSPGLEVCEHLPMLAARSQNWSVIRTLTTPHNEHSQGHMSILTGRTPMPPTFDPTKPMPGDWPSIASVVGDTLPRRNNNLPPAIVLPERLIHNTGRILPGQFGGQMGSRRDPWFVEASPYNPKSYGAYPDYEFHFVRGRERNPNLKFQAPNLSLPHGLDIARLGQRSELLAMLDQQRADLEQTASVANFDRHRQSAVSLLTDAQMQRAFDVHNANPRDLDRYGRNAFGWSLLMARQLVEQGVGLVQVNLGNNEAWDTHENHFPLLRDCLLPPTDRGVSALLDDLNERELLKDTLIVMCGEMGRTPKINPIGGESKIPGRDHWGAVQSVFIAGGGTPGGIVVGASDKDGAYPVKSPQRPEDLAATIYHALGIPATASWKDDQDRPHQIYSGEPIAELI, via the coding sequence ATGCCGTCCGGTTTTCCACGCCACGAACAGTTGTCCCGACGAACAATGCTTCAAGCAGGTTCGATCGGTCTGCTGGGACTAGGACTGAATCATGTCACCGCGCTTCGAGAAGCCGATGCCAGTTCCGATCAGTCAACGCAGGGGAAGGCGAAGTCCGTCATCTTCATCTTTCTCTCTGGTGGATTGGCACAGCACGACAGCTTTGATCCCAAACCAGAAGCACCGTTGGGAATCCGCGGCCTGTTTTCGCCGATCGCCACGCGATCACCGGGTCTGGAAGTCTGCGAACATCTGCCAATGCTTGCGGCACGCAGTCAGAATTGGAGCGTGATTCGGACACTCACAACGCCTCACAACGAGCATTCGCAGGGTCACATGTCGATCCTGACGGGCCGCACGCCAATGCCACCCACGTTCGATCCCACAAAGCCGATGCCGGGCGACTGGCCCTCTATTGCATCCGTCGTCGGAGACACGTTGCCGCGCCGGAACAACAATCTTCCGCCCGCGATCGTGCTACCTGAGAGATTGATCCATAACACCGGCCGTATTTTGCCGGGACAATTTGGCGGGCAAATGGGAAGCCGTCGCGATCCGTGGTTCGTCGAAGCATCGCCGTACAACCCCAAATCGTATGGTGCCTATCCGGACTACGAGTTTCATTTTGTCCGCGGTCGTGAGCGAAATCCGAATTTAAAATTTCAGGCGCCGAATCTCAGCCTGCCGCACGGGTTGGACATTGCGCGGCTCGGTCAGCGCAGTGAACTTCTCGCAATGCTCGACCAACAGCGGGCCGACCTCGAACAAACCGCCTCGGTGGCGAATTTCGATCGACATCGACAATCGGCCGTTTCATTGCTGACGGACGCCCAGATGCAGCGGGCGTTCGATGTCCACAACGCCAACCCTCGCGATCTCGACCGGTATGGCAGGAACGCATTCGGCTGGTCTCTGTTAATGGCTCGACAATTGGTCGAGCAGGGCGTCGGATTGGTGCAGGTCAACCTGGGCAACAACGAGGCGTGGGACACACACGAAAATCATTTTCCATTACTTCGCGATTGCCTGCTGCCACCAACTGATCGCGGTGTTTCGGCATTGCTCGATGATCTCAACGAACGCGAACTGCTCAAAGACACCTTGATCGTGATGTGCGGAGAAATGGGACGTACCCCGAAGATCAACCCGATCGGTGGTGAGAGCAAGATTCCAGGTCGCGACCACTGGGGCGCGGTGCAATCGGTGTTCATCGCCGGGGGAGGTACTCCCGGTGGGATCGTCGTCGGAGCTTCGGATAAAGACGGAGCCTACCCAGTGAAGTCACCCCAGCGTCCAGAGGACCTTGCCGCCACGATTTATCATGCACTTGGAATCCCGGCCACTGCCTCATGGAAAGATGATCAGGATCGCCCGCATCAAATATATTCCGGTGAGCCAATCGCGGAACTGATCTAA
- a CDS encoding DUF1501 domain-containing protein produces MLNILGQPPAQFCDGHSRRQFLKIGGLAMGGLSLPQILQAEQDTLTSRGKKLPHKAVIMIYLSGGPSHQDMYDLKMDAPIEIRGTFRPISTNVPGIDICEHMPRLATMMDKFAIIRSLYGSPDQHASDTCLSGYPIGPKGRQDDHPSLGSALSRIQGPVDPAVPPFVGLTIKTGHMPYSNPGLPGFLGMAHAPFQPSGEGMANMRLNGVSLDQLRHRQALLTSFDQFRRQVDTVEPFRNVDVLTQKAFDVLTSSKLVEALDLDKEDSALRDRYGRGSAAPAFGEDAGPHWMDQFLMARRLVEAGVRCVTLSFGSWDRHGANFERLPTQLAQFDQGITALVEDLHARGLNDDVSVVAWGEFGRTPRINASGGRDHWPQASCALLAGGGMRMGQVIGSTNRLGEVPQDRPVHYQDVFATLYRQLGIDVNTATIPDNSGRPQFLVDRREPIRELI; encoded by the coding sequence ATGCTGAATATTCTGGGACAGCCACCGGCGCAGTTCTGCGATGGTCATTCACGGCGCCAATTCCTTAAGATCGGCGGCCTTGCAATGGGGGGGCTCTCGCTGCCTCAGATTCTTCAAGCGGAACAGGACACGCTGACCTCACGCGGCAAGAAACTGCCGCACAAAGCGGTCATCATGATCTACTTGTCAGGTGGACCGTCGCATCAGGACATGTACGACCTGAAGATGGACGCGCCGATCGAAATACGTGGAACATTCAGACCGATTTCCACGAACGTGCCGGGAATCGACATCTGTGAACACATGCCCCGGCTGGCAACGATGATGGACAAGTTCGCCATCATCCGATCGCTGTATGGCTCGCCCGATCAGCATGCGTCTGATACTTGCCTGAGTGGCTATCCGATCGGTCCCAAGGGCCGACAAGATGATCACCCATCCTTGGGTTCGGCTCTTTCCAGAATCCAGGGGCCAGTCGATCCCGCCGTGCCACCGTTCGTTGGTTTGACGATCAAGACAGGCCACATGCCTTATTCGAACCCTGGTCTGCCAGGCTTTCTGGGAATGGCCCATGCCCCGTTCCAGCCCAGTGGGGAAGGAATGGCCAATATGCGGCTGAACGGAGTGTCGCTCGACCAACTGCGACATCGGCAAGCGCTGCTGACGAGTTTCGATCAGTTCCGCCGCCAGGTCGATACCGTTGAGCCATTCCGCAATGTCGACGTCCTGACCCAAAAGGCATTCGACGTGCTCACGTCCAGCAAACTTGTCGAGGCACTCGATCTCGACAAAGAGGACTCTGCACTGCGTGATCGCTACGGCCGGGGCAGCGCTGCGCCGGCATTCGGCGAAGACGCGGGACCACACTGGATGGACCAGTTCCTGATGGCACGACGACTGGTCGAAGCAGGTGTCCGGTGCGTCACACTCTCGTTCGGCAGTTGGGACCGCCACGGAGCGAATTTCGAACGATTGCCAACGCAGCTCGCTCAGTTCGATCAAGGGATCACCGCACTGGTTGAGGACCTTCACGCCCGCGGACTCAATGACGATGTCAGTGTTGTCGCATGGGGCGAGTTTGGACGCACGCCGCGCATCAATGCAAGTGGTGGTCGCGATCACTGGCCGCAAGCCTCGTGCGCGTTGCTCGCTGGCGGAGGCATGCGCATGGGACAGGTTATCGGATCAACGAATCGCCTGGGTGAAGTCCCGCAAGATCGCCCAGTCCACTACCAGGACGTCTTCGCGACCCTCTATCGGCAGCTCGGTATCGATGTGAACACGGCGACAATCCCCGATAACAGTGGACGCCCCCAGTTCCTCGTCGACCGCCGCGAACCCATCCGGGAATTGATTTGA
- a CDS encoding DUF1501 domain-containing protein yields MDSLTSRSPLPISRRTFLVASSCGVASMPFGRSFASTVPGSESASPGRAKSTILFFLSGGASHIDMWDMKPKAAAEYRGPFEPIATSAPGVTLCEHLPMLAQQAHHLALVNSVGATVNTNDHHAGYYYNLTGHVPDPTFLSLGNNRTPYADDWPCMGAVVAAKRPVHPHLPNFITLPQKEGAPAYTRPGQFAARLGLKFDPLYVEGNSNDPLKFQVPSLMLQEGTTTDRLTHRHALVQELDAVRRDFDSYSASRTWTDQQQRALSLLMSSSTTEAFDVTQESAVVRARYGENVNGMSLLAARRLVEAGVPFVTVFWRGNPDRLDKKCASGGGWDTHGNNFSCLKDDLLPEFDRAFSALVEDLAVRGRLDETLLLVTSEMGRRPKIGDPRSGGATGAGRDHWTHCLTDVLAGGGVRGGQTYGSSDRFAEYPAHNPVTPADVTKTVFHAMGIHNLESFDNQGRPFDLLAEGRAITELF; encoded by the coding sequence GTGGATTCGCTGACGAGCCGATCGCCCCTGCCCATTTCGCGACGAACATTCCTGGTGGCGTCGAGCTGTGGAGTGGCTTCGATGCCATTTGGCCGCTCGTTTGCATCGACGGTCCCTGGAAGTGAATCGGCTTCTCCAGGGCGAGCCAAGTCGACGATCTTGTTCTTCCTGAGTGGCGGCGCTTCGCACATTGACATGTGGGACATGAAGCCGAAGGCTGCTGCCGAGTATCGAGGGCCGTTTGAGCCGATTGCGACATCGGCTCCGGGGGTTACGTTGTGCGAGCATTTACCGATGCTCGCACAGCAGGCCCATCATCTGGCGCTGGTCAACAGTGTCGGTGCCACGGTCAACACCAATGATCACCATGCCGGATACTACTACAATCTGACCGGGCATGTTCCTGATCCGACATTTCTGTCGCTCGGCAACAACCGCACGCCGTATGCCGATGACTGGCCGTGCATGGGAGCCGTCGTGGCCGCCAAGCGGCCGGTTCATCCCCATTTGCCAAACTTCATTACACTTCCTCAGAAAGAGGGAGCGCCGGCGTACACGCGTCCTGGCCAGTTCGCCGCACGACTGGGGCTGAAATTCGATCCGTTGTATGTTGAAGGGAATTCGAACGACCCGCTGAAGTTTCAAGTTCCGTCGCTGATGCTTCAAGAGGGAACGACGACCGATCGCCTGACGCATCGGCATGCGCTGGTCCAGGAACTGGATGCGGTTCGTCGTGATTTCGATTCCTATTCCGCGTCGCGAACCTGGACTGATCAGCAGCAGCGTGCGTTGTCGCTTTTGATGTCGTCCAGTACCACCGAAGCGTTTGATGTCACGCAAGAATCGGCCGTGGTTCGAGCGCGTTATGGTGAAAATGTCAACGGAATGAGTTTGCTGGCCGCACGACGACTGGTCGAAGCCGGTGTCCCGTTTGTGACTGTGTTCTGGCGCGGCAATCCGGACCGTCTGGATAAGAAATGTGCCAGTGGAGGCGGATGGGATACCCATGGCAACAATTTCTCGTGCTTGAAAGACGACCTGCTGCCCGAATTTGATCGCGCGTTTTCGGCCCTTGTTGAAGATCTGGCGGTTCGGGGACGTCTCGACGAGACCTTGCTGCTGGTCACCAGTGAGATGGGCCGTCGGCCGAAGATTGGCGATCCACGTAGTGGCGGCGCGACTGGCGCAGGACGCGATCATTGGACCCACTGTCTGACCGATGTCCTGGCGGGTGGCGGTGTTCGCGGTGGTCAGACCTATGGATCAAGCGATCGATTTGCCGAATATCCCGCTCACAATCCCGTAACACCGGCCGATGTGACGAAGACGGTGTTTCATGCGATGGGCATTCACAATCTGGAATCGTTCGACAACCAAGGGCGCCCATTCGATCTGCTTGCCGAAGGTCGTGCCATCACCGAACTGTTCTGA